One genomic window of Sardina pilchardus chromosome 15, fSarPil1.1, whole genome shotgun sequence includes the following:
- the lrrc8db gene encoding leucine rich repeat containing 8 VRAC subunit Db isoform X2: MFTLTEVASLNDIQPTYRILKPWWDVFMDYLGIVMLMLAIFAGTMQLTKDQVACLPVLESWDESDTSPTPRPEEFSDWAGTGAGAGAGAGTGTSRVTLAAAPLASKDQPDSVVHQIHFLHSGAVGQPEPTGVKTNLDFQQYVFINQMCYHVALPWYSKYFPYLALIHTIVLMVSSNFWFKYPKTSSKIEHFVSILGKCFESPWTTKALSETACEDSEENKQRLTGASLLPKHVSTSSEEGSPNQSTPMLAKTGVKFSAEKPVFEFPSMTILDKKDGEQAKALFEKVRKFRAHVEDSDMIYKMYVAQTVIKTVKFILILCYTMTFVASIDFKHVCTPNIKHLTGYATFHCTHNMAFMLKKLLVSYISLICVYGMVCIYTLFWLFRRPLKEYSFEKVREESSFSDIPDVKNDFAFLLHMVDQYDQLYSKRFGVFLSEVSENKLREISLNHEWTFEKLRQHVTRNTQDKLELHLFMLSGVPDAVFDLTDLEVLKLELIPEARITAKVSQMINLQELHFYHCPAKVEQTAFSFLRDHLRCLHVKFTDVAEIPTWVYLLKSLRELYLVGNLNSENNKMIGLESLRDLRHLKILHLKSNLTKIPTNITDLSPHLIKLVVHNDGTKLLVLNSLKKMINLAELELHNCELERIPHAIFSLTNLQELDLKSNNIRTIEEIISFQHLKRLICLKLWHNKIISIPLSISHVKNLESLYLSHNKLDALPSPLFNLLKLRYLDVSHNTVAIIPPEVGFLLNLQYFAITGNKVEVVPKQMFKCTKLRTLCLGHNCISTLPDKVGQLMQLTHLELKGNCLDRLPAQLGQCHLLRKSGLIVEDHLFDTLPLEVKESVNQE, translated from the coding sequence ATGTTTACCCTCACAGAAGTTGCCTCTCTCAATGACATCCAGCCGACCTACCGAATCCTGAAACCATGGTGGGACGTATTTATGGATTACCTGGGCATTGTCATGCTGATGTTGGCAATTTTTGCTGGGACGATGCAGTTAACCAAAGACCAAGTAGCATGCCTTCCCGTCCTGGAGTCCTGGGACGAGTCCGACACTTCTCCAACCCCACGGCCCGAGGAGTTCTCCGACTGGGCTGGGACGGGAgcgggagcaggagcaggagcgggaACGGGAACGAGCAGAGTGACCCTTGCAGCGGCACCCCTTGCCTCAAAGGACCAACCCGATAGCGTTGTCCACCAAATCCACTTCCTCCACTCAGGTGCTGTAGGGCAACCTGAGCCCACAGGGGTTAAAACGAACTTGGACTTCCAGCAGTATGTCTTCATCAATCAGATGTGTTACCATGTTGCTCTCCCATGGTATTCGAAATATTTCCCATATCTAGCTCTCATTCACACTATAGTACTCATGGTTAGCAGCAACTTCTGGTTCAAATATCCAAAGACCAGCTCGAAAATTGAGCATTTTGTCTCAATTCTGGGAAAATGTTTTGAGTCGCCCTGGACCACCAAGGCTTTGTCAGAGACAGCCTGTGAGGACTCTGAGGAAAACAAGCAGAGACTGACTGGAGCTTCATTGTTACCAAAGCATGTCTCTACGAGCAGTGAAGAGGGAAGTCCAAATCAGTCGACACCAATGCTTGCTAAGACTGGTGTTAAGTTCTCAGCTGAAAAGCCTGTTTTCGAGTTTCCAAGTATGACCATTTTAGATAAGAAAGATGGTGAACAGGCCAAGGCACTTTTTGAGAAAGTGAGGAAGTTCCGTGCACATGTAGAGGACAGCGACATGATCTACAAGATGTATGTTGCTCAGACAGTAATCAAAACAGTGAAATTCATTTTAATTCTTTGCTACACAATGACATTTGTTGCGTCCATTGATTTCAAACACGTGTGCACACCTAATATCAAACACTTGACCGGTTATGCAACATTTCACTGCACTCATAACATGGCCTTCATGTTAAAGAAACTGCTTGTAAGCTATATTTCCCTCATATGTGTCTATGGCATGGTTTGCATATACACCCTTTTCTGGTTGTTTAGACGACCACTAAAAGAGTACTCCTTCGAAAAAGTTAGGGAAGAAAGCAGTTTTAGTGACATACCAGATGTTAAGAATGACTTTGCTTTTCTGCTGCACATGGTGGACCAGTATGACCAGCTATACTCAAAGCGTTTTGGCGTCTTTCTCTCAGAGGTGAGTGAGAACAAGCTGCGAGAGATAAGCCTTAACCACGAGTGGACGTTTGAGAAACTACGACAGCATGTCACTCGAAACACACAAGACAAGCTTGAGCTTCACCTCTTTATGCTCTCGGGAGTCCCTGATGCGGTCTTTGACCTCACTGACTTGGAGGTCTTAAAGTTGGAGCTGATCCCTGAAGCAAGGATCACAGCGAAGGTATCACAGATGATAAACCTCCAAGAGCTGCACTTTTACCATTGTCCTGCAAAGGTGGAGCAAACAGCATTCAGTTTCCTTCGTGACCACCTTCGGTGCCTTCATGTCAAGTTCACAGATGTCGCCGAGATCCCGACCTGGGTGTACTTGCTGAAGAGTTTGAGGGAACTCTACCTGGTGGGTAACTTGAACTCTGAGAACAACAAGATGATTGGTTTGGAGTCCCTCAGAGATCTGCGGCATCTGAAGATCTTGCATCTCAAAAGCAACCTCACCAAAATCCCAACCAACATCACAGACCTGTCACCACATCTCATCAAGCTGGTGGTGCACAATGACGGTACAAAACTTTTGGTACTTAACAGTCTCAAAAAGATGATCAACCTGGCAGAGCTGGAACTGCACAATTGTGAACTGGAAAGGATCCCCCATGCTATCTTTAGCTTGACTAACCTCCAAGAgctggacttgaaatccaacaACATCCGCACCATCGAAGAGATCATTAGCTTTCAGCACCTCAAGAGGCTAATTTGCCTCAAACTATGGCACAATAAGATTATTAGCATTCCGCTCTCCATAAGCCATGTCAAAAATCTTGAGTCGCTCTATCTCTCACATAACAAGTTAGATGCTTTACCCAGCCCTCTGTTCAACCTGCTAAAGCTGAGGTACCTGGACGTCAGCCACAACACCGTGGCGATAATCCCACCTGAAGTGGGCTTCCTCCTGAACCTCCAATATTTTGCCATCACGGGCAACAAGGTGGAAGTGGTGCCCAAACAGATGTTCAAGTGCACCAAGCTAAGGACTTTGTGTCTGGGTCACAACTGCATCTCTACCCTGCCAGACAAAGTGGGCCAGCTGATGCAGTTGACTCACCTGGAGCTCAAGGGAAACTGTTTGGACCGCCTGCCGGCCCAGCTTGGCCAGTGCCACCTGCTGCGCAAGAGCGGCCTCATCGTGGAGGACCACCTCTTCGACACGCTTCCCCTGGAGGTTAAAGAGAGTGTCAATCAGGAATAG
- the lrrc8db gene encoding leucine rich repeat containing 8 VRAC subunit Db isoform X1, producing the protein MSVLGMFTLTEVASLNDIQPTYRILKPWWDVFMDYLGIVMLMLAIFAGTMQLTKDQVACLPVLESWDESDTSPTPRPEEFSDWAGTGAGAGAGAGTGTSRVTLAAAPLASKDQPDSVVHQIHFLHSGAVGQPEPTGVKTNLDFQQYVFINQMCYHVALPWYSKYFPYLALIHTIVLMVSSNFWFKYPKTSSKIEHFVSILGKCFESPWTTKALSETACEDSEENKQRLTGASLLPKHVSTSSEEGSPNQSTPMLAKTGVKFSAEKPVFEFPSMTILDKKDGEQAKALFEKVRKFRAHVEDSDMIYKMYVAQTVIKTVKFILILCYTMTFVASIDFKHVCTPNIKHLTGYATFHCTHNMAFMLKKLLVSYISLICVYGMVCIYTLFWLFRRPLKEYSFEKVREESSFSDIPDVKNDFAFLLHMVDQYDQLYSKRFGVFLSEVSENKLREISLNHEWTFEKLRQHVTRNTQDKLELHLFMLSGVPDAVFDLTDLEVLKLELIPEARITAKVSQMINLQELHFYHCPAKVEQTAFSFLRDHLRCLHVKFTDVAEIPTWVYLLKSLRELYLVGNLNSENNKMIGLESLRDLRHLKILHLKSNLTKIPTNITDLSPHLIKLVVHNDGTKLLVLNSLKKMINLAELELHNCELERIPHAIFSLTNLQELDLKSNNIRTIEEIISFQHLKRLICLKLWHNKIISIPLSISHVKNLESLYLSHNKLDALPSPLFNLLKLRYLDVSHNTVAIIPPEVGFLLNLQYFAITGNKVEVVPKQMFKCTKLRTLCLGHNCISTLPDKVGQLMQLTHLELKGNCLDRLPAQLGQCHLLRKSGLIVEDHLFDTLPLEVKESVNQE; encoded by the coding sequence GAATGTTTACCCTCACAGAAGTTGCCTCTCTCAATGACATCCAGCCGACCTACCGAATCCTGAAACCATGGTGGGACGTATTTATGGATTACCTGGGCATTGTCATGCTGATGTTGGCAATTTTTGCTGGGACGATGCAGTTAACCAAAGACCAAGTAGCATGCCTTCCCGTCCTGGAGTCCTGGGACGAGTCCGACACTTCTCCAACCCCACGGCCCGAGGAGTTCTCCGACTGGGCTGGGACGGGAgcgggagcaggagcaggagcgggaACGGGAACGAGCAGAGTGACCCTTGCAGCGGCACCCCTTGCCTCAAAGGACCAACCCGATAGCGTTGTCCACCAAATCCACTTCCTCCACTCAGGTGCTGTAGGGCAACCTGAGCCCACAGGGGTTAAAACGAACTTGGACTTCCAGCAGTATGTCTTCATCAATCAGATGTGTTACCATGTTGCTCTCCCATGGTATTCGAAATATTTCCCATATCTAGCTCTCATTCACACTATAGTACTCATGGTTAGCAGCAACTTCTGGTTCAAATATCCAAAGACCAGCTCGAAAATTGAGCATTTTGTCTCAATTCTGGGAAAATGTTTTGAGTCGCCCTGGACCACCAAGGCTTTGTCAGAGACAGCCTGTGAGGACTCTGAGGAAAACAAGCAGAGACTGACTGGAGCTTCATTGTTACCAAAGCATGTCTCTACGAGCAGTGAAGAGGGAAGTCCAAATCAGTCGACACCAATGCTTGCTAAGACTGGTGTTAAGTTCTCAGCTGAAAAGCCTGTTTTCGAGTTTCCAAGTATGACCATTTTAGATAAGAAAGATGGTGAACAGGCCAAGGCACTTTTTGAGAAAGTGAGGAAGTTCCGTGCACATGTAGAGGACAGCGACATGATCTACAAGATGTATGTTGCTCAGACAGTAATCAAAACAGTGAAATTCATTTTAATTCTTTGCTACACAATGACATTTGTTGCGTCCATTGATTTCAAACACGTGTGCACACCTAATATCAAACACTTGACCGGTTATGCAACATTTCACTGCACTCATAACATGGCCTTCATGTTAAAGAAACTGCTTGTAAGCTATATTTCCCTCATATGTGTCTATGGCATGGTTTGCATATACACCCTTTTCTGGTTGTTTAGACGACCACTAAAAGAGTACTCCTTCGAAAAAGTTAGGGAAGAAAGCAGTTTTAGTGACATACCAGATGTTAAGAATGACTTTGCTTTTCTGCTGCACATGGTGGACCAGTATGACCAGCTATACTCAAAGCGTTTTGGCGTCTTTCTCTCAGAGGTGAGTGAGAACAAGCTGCGAGAGATAAGCCTTAACCACGAGTGGACGTTTGAGAAACTACGACAGCATGTCACTCGAAACACACAAGACAAGCTTGAGCTTCACCTCTTTATGCTCTCGGGAGTCCCTGATGCGGTCTTTGACCTCACTGACTTGGAGGTCTTAAAGTTGGAGCTGATCCCTGAAGCAAGGATCACAGCGAAGGTATCACAGATGATAAACCTCCAAGAGCTGCACTTTTACCATTGTCCTGCAAAGGTGGAGCAAACAGCATTCAGTTTCCTTCGTGACCACCTTCGGTGCCTTCATGTCAAGTTCACAGATGTCGCCGAGATCCCGACCTGGGTGTACTTGCTGAAGAGTTTGAGGGAACTCTACCTGGTGGGTAACTTGAACTCTGAGAACAACAAGATGATTGGTTTGGAGTCCCTCAGAGATCTGCGGCATCTGAAGATCTTGCATCTCAAAAGCAACCTCACCAAAATCCCAACCAACATCACAGACCTGTCACCACATCTCATCAAGCTGGTGGTGCACAATGACGGTACAAAACTTTTGGTACTTAACAGTCTCAAAAAGATGATCAACCTGGCAGAGCTGGAACTGCACAATTGTGAACTGGAAAGGATCCCCCATGCTATCTTTAGCTTGACTAACCTCCAAGAgctggacttgaaatccaacaACATCCGCACCATCGAAGAGATCATTAGCTTTCAGCACCTCAAGAGGCTAATTTGCCTCAAACTATGGCACAATAAGATTATTAGCATTCCGCTCTCCATAAGCCATGTCAAAAATCTTGAGTCGCTCTATCTCTCACATAACAAGTTAGATGCTTTACCCAGCCCTCTGTTCAACCTGCTAAAGCTGAGGTACCTGGACGTCAGCCACAACACCGTGGCGATAATCCCACCTGAAGTGGGCTTCCTCCTGAACCTCCAATATTTTGCCATCACGGGCAACAAGGTGGAAGTGGTGCCCAAACAGATGTTCAAGTGCACCAAGCTAAGGACTTTGTGTCTGGGTCACAACTGCATCTCTACCCTGCCAGACAAAGTGGGCCAGCTGATGCAGTTGACTCACCTGGAGCTCAAGGGAAACTGTTTGGACCGCCTGCCGGCCCAGCTTGGCCAGTGCCACCTGCTGCGCAAGAGCGGCCTCATCGTGGAGGACCACCTCTTCGACACGCTTCCCCTGGAGGTTAAAGAGAGTGTCAATCAGGAATAG